Genomic segment of Salvia splendens isolate huo1 chromosome 12, SspV2, whole genome shotgun sequence:
TGAGACATTTTTTTCCTCTGATATGCAACTTTCCTTTCTAGGATGATATGAGACTCTTGTTTCACTTGTTGCTTTGTAGTGCCACTTGCAAAAAATTGCGTCGTTTGGTTATTCCCGAATGGATCTGATTGTTGCGCTTGTATTTTTCCATACAGGCCATTACCTCGTCTGGGATTCAGAAGGGTGATTTGTTTCTAGCTGATATTAGCACCATTCTAAGGAACAAGAACATCACGACCGATGTGAAAGTGGATACCAGCTCCAATGTTAGTCGTTTCGATTTTTTTTCTCGGTGATGAATGGTTATAGCTAATCATAACATTGGTGTGTAACAGAAGGCCTAAAAGCAGATGATCAACTGTCCTACTGCAGGTTAAAACAACCTTGATTATGCAGATCATTTATCTGTCGTTATTAATGTTGCAGGTGTTCACAACTATCACTGTAGACGAGCCTGCTCCAAGGGTGAAGGCAATCTTTAGCTTTGTCGCTCCAGATCAAAAGTCCGGCAAGGTCTGTGCTTCTTCGAttttgttgtgttgtttgagAGTGAACTGCAAGACTACATTCCGGGCTGTTGGTAACTTGTGATGACAGGTGGAGCTTCAATATCTACACGAGTACGCTGGAATCAGCACGAGCCTTGGGTTTACTGCTAAACCGACTGTCAACTTCTCTGGCGTGGCCGGAAATCACCAGGCCACTGTTGGCACTGACATTTCTTTCGACACTGCTACCGGGAATTTCACCAAATTGAACGCTGGGATCAGTCTCATCGCTACTGACCTAATTGCGTCTTTGATGGTGTGAGTCTTCAGTTCTCATCTCAATTTTTCGTGTATATAAAGATAGCATTGGATATGAGCTTGGTTGTCTGTCCAATTGTCTTGCACGAGTTTTAGCGTTTATTCGATTACCATGTTTGTTGGGATCCACCCTTTTTGGACAGGAACGACAAGGGCCAGAGCGTCACAGCGTCCTACTTCCACATGGTCAGCCAGCTGACGAACACCACAGTAGGAGCAGAGTTCACTCACGGTTTCTCGAGTAACGAGAACACCCTTACGTTTGGGGCACATCATATGATGGATCTTACAACTGGGGTGAAGGCTCGAGTGAATAACTACGGCATGGCGAGCGCGCTTCTGCAGCACGAGTGGCGCCCGAAAGCCCTCGTCACCATCTCCGGCGAGGTCGACACCAGAGCTATAGAGAAGAGTGCCAAGATGGGGTTGGCTGTGGCCATCAGACCCTGAAAAACTCACAAGTAATTATTGGCGGCAGCTTATCTTTTGGAGTTAAAACAGAGCTAACAATAAAGGTGATGGTCGTTATTGACTATGATAAAATGTTAAATAATTCTTTTTGGAAGTTGTAATCTACATTaccatttcttattttatttcatcaattcattcataaatcataactatttcaaaaaaattgatttgatGATAGCAATACTTTTCAATTTGAAATACTAAAATTTACAAAGTCCAATTTTGTTCGAAGATGCAAGAAAAATATGTCAACAATTTGTATTAACCTTGGGGTGTTTATTTAGTTAATAATATTTCACGGTTTCTTGGTTCCAATTTGCCTAATCTTCTAGTTAATTGGGTTTGgtatttaattaaagttttgaTATTCTTGCAATGCGATATAGAAGTGGTCATTTTTGACAAGAAATCATCCCAACTCaatggaaaaatgaattagAAAATCAATCAGAAACATGTGGGAGTGTATGAAAATTAGGGCAAAGTATGATCAAAGCCCCCACTTGCAAGAGACACTATCTACAACACTAAATATCTCGTTTTTTCCCTTACCACAACACGaattccttttcttttcaccttcaacaacacaaactagcTATGGTTTACCGTTTGGTTTCGGTGAGTTATGAGCATACTGGTGGTAAGGCGAGGCATTGGACCCGTTCGGTATCGAGAGGCTTCTCGGGTGCTGCTGCAGCTGCCCGTTTCTTGAGAATGATCCCTGCGTTCTCAGCCCGTTGTTCTTCCCATTGGTGTTGGTGCTGACCCGGTCGGCCTGCATCGTCTGGAAGTAGTACGACGAGCTCGCCATGTCCTTGAGGTTTGGGAGGGGCTTTAGGGCTTCGACCACCTCACTCATCAAG
This window contains:
- the LOC121758672 gene encoding mitochondrial outer membrane protein porin of 36 kDa-like is translated as MVYVKGPGLYSDIGKKARDLLYRDYQGDRKFTLSTLTSNGVAITSSGIQKGDLFLADISTILRNKNITTDVKVDTSSNVFTTITVDEPAPRVKAIFSFVAPDQKSGKVELQYLHEYAGISTSLGFTAKPTVNFSGVAGNHQATVGTDISFDTATGNFTKLNAGISLIATDLIASLMVNDKGQSVTASYFHMVSQLTNTTVGAEFTHGFSSNENTLTFGAHHMMDLTTGVKARVNNYGMASALLQHEWRPKALVTISGEVDTRAIEKSAKMGLAVAIRP